One genomic region from Xylocopa sonorina isolate GNS202 chromosome 8, iyXylSono1_principal, whole genome shotgun sequence encodes:
- the LOC143426342 gene encoding lys-63-specific deubiquitinase BRCC36, protein MMDAFALTKVELPTDVYMVCLQHALSTEKFEVMGLLIGDTLCGVAQVIAVIILRRLDKKKDRVEISPEQLLKAVAEAERLKEELKRPVRVLGWYHSHPHITVCPSQVDVRTQATYQIMDHGFVGLIFSVFSESKESKEQEIYLTCFQSHNDKEREIPLEIVHTPTISNTCLKTMTDLLKILVQEEEEVAETYKDQQDILASIYNNAVRTRTLIHITDIITKPLVLTFEKRIALNKLRAAYLRRQLQELQKVCNE, encoded by the exons ATGATGGATGCATTTGCCTTAACAAAAGTTGAATTACCAACCGATGTATATATGGTATGCTTACAGCATGCCTTGTCAACAGAAAAATTTGAAGTAATGGGTTTACTAATTGGAGAT ACACTATGTGGGGTTGCTCAAGTCATAGCTGTCATTATTTTGAGACGTTTGGATAAAAAGAAAGACAGAGTGGAAATTTCACCTGAGCAATTGTTAAAAGCTGTTGCCGAAGCAGAGCGGTTGAAAGAGGAATTAAAGCGTCCTGTGCGGGTTCTTGGATGGTACCACTCTCATCCTCATATAACAGTTTGTCCATCACAGGTTG ATGTTAGAACTCAAGCAACTTATCAGATAATGGACCATGGTTTTGTGGGTTTAATATTTTCAGTATTTTCAGAAAGCAAGGAATCTAAG GAGCAAGAAATTTATTTAACTTGTTTTCAGTCTCACAATGATAAAGAAAGGGAAATTCCATTAGAAATTGTACATACTCCAACTATATCAAACACCTGTTTAAAA ACAATGACAGATTTGTTAAAAATTTTGGTCCAAGAGGAAGAGGAGGTTGCTGAAACATACAAAGATCAGCAGGATATTCTTGCTAGCATATACAATAATGCTG TGAGAACACGGACGTTAATTCACATAACGGATATAATTACCAAGCCTTTGGTATTAACATTTGAAAAGAGGATagcattaaataaattacgagcTGCATACCTTCGAAGACAGTTACAAGAACTACAAAAAGTGTGCAACGAATAA